AGGAACTCTTCTTGCGAGATGTCGTTTTCGAGGTACATGCGCATGAGTCCCTCGTAGGTGTAGGGTTGCTTGATGGGCACCGAGGCGTAAGACGTCCCCCAGTTGAAAGCCTCTTCGGAGAATTGTATGCGCTCTTGTGAGTTCATGTAGTTGAGGTCGTCGTAGTGGGGGCGGTTGGTAATCGAGAAGTTGGCCGAGTAGTTGATGGTGAGCCGGTCCATCTTCCCTTTCTTGGTGGTGATTTCGATGACGCCGTTCGAGGCTTTCGAACCGTAGATGGCTGTGGCCGAAGCGTCTTTCAGCACCGTGATGGTCTCGATGTCTTGCGGGTTCAGCCACGAAATCTGGTTGCCGATGATGTTTTTCAGGTCATCGGTCATGAGCGAGGCCGATTCCAGTTCGAGAGGGTCTTCCTGTATGATGCCGTCGACCACCCACAGCGGGTCTTGGTTTCCCATCAGTGTCGAGGTGCCTCGTATCTGTATTTGGGGCGAAGTGCCCACGCGGGTGCTGGTGTTGGTTACCACCATACCGGCCACACGGCCCTGCAACATCTGGTCGATGCTGGTGTAGGCCGGCATGAGAATGTCGTCGACCTTCAAGGTCGTGAAGGAGCCTACGAGGTCTTTGCGCTTGATGTTTTGGTAACCGGTAACCACTACCTCCTCCATCGAATTGGTAGTCGCGGCCAGGGTCACGTCGATGCGGGTGTTGCCGGTGTAGGTCTTCTCTTGCGCCTCCATGCCGATGAAGGAATAGAGCAGTTTCACCCCTTTTTGGTCGGGAATCAATATCGAGTATCGGCCGTCCATGCCGCTGACCGCCCCTGTTTTCGTGCCTTTCAGTTGCACGGTCGTGCCCGGCAGTACCTCGCCGGTCTCGTCTTTGATGATACCGGTGATGTAGACTTTGCGTGCGGCGGCTTTTTTCTTGATGAGGTAGGTGTTGCCCTCTTTTTCATAATAAAGGTCGGTGCCGTCGAGACACAAGTCGAGTATTTCCGAAACGGTCTTGTTCTTTACCGCGATGTTTAAGTGGTTGATTTCTCCTATGTCGTCGCTTTCGTAGGAGATGATGCAATTTGATTTTTGCTGGATATACCACGCCACGGCATCTAAGGTCGCGTCTTTTACATCGATGGAGAGCCGAGCTTCCTGGGCACTGACCTGCAAAGGTGCCAGCAAAAGTAGAAACAGAGCCACGAGGTAGCCGATGTGGAGCGATGTCGGTCGTATTCCTGTTTTCATCATAGTAATTTTGGTTTCGGGTTTCTTATTAGCACGAATAGTTCAGTTGGCTACTCGACAAAGAATCTGGTTTACAACGTCGATTGTCGCAAGACGTATAGTCTAATTCCCGGAATTACCCTCTTCCAAGGTTCTTTATGCATGGAAATGCGACAGTTTTCAATAGTTTTCTGCTTAGGTTAAGGGAGATTTCGGTTTATGTCGCCGTATTATGCTATGCAAACATAGAAAAAAGAATTTATTTTCTCTTTAATTTCATGCCCTATAATGCACGTTTTCGTAGTTAAAAAGTATTATGCGCCTTTCACAAAACCACTCTTTTCGTTGTATATTAACCACTTATCCATAATTACCACTTTATACAAAACAAAAAAAATAAAATCACATAGTAAGCAGTTTCGCAAACTTTGTATATATTTGCAACGATATAGTGCCGAAATCTTTTCTTTTTAAAATAAGATCCTTAACATTTTAAATTTCTGCGTATGAAGAAACAAAACTCCTTCAAAACATTGTTTACGCTTGTGGCTGTGGCCTTGCTTGCCTTCTCGGCACGCCCCGCACAAGCTGCCGTTACGCTCGATGACTTGGCCGGGACCTATACGTTTGTAGCCGCCGGTGTAAGTGAAAATCCCGGTAGCTTGCCTACGGAGTTCGATGTCGTTGTCAGTCTTACCGATAATGAGAACGAGGTGAAATTCAGCAACTTCGTTGCATCGGCCAACTCTTTCGTGGGAACATTTGATGCCGCTTCGCAGAAAATAACCGTGGCGTTCGGTCAGTTGCTGAACGACGATTTCGATGTTTTCTGCGGTGAGGCTTATGCCGAGACCGGCTCTCTCGAATTTACGGTGAATGCCGATGGCAGCCTCTCGACCGATGCCACATTCGGTATCAGTTCGTTCTGGGGAAGCCCGGTACTCTACACGGGTGCCACACTTACCAAGACCGTACAGGTAGATGTACCCCTGTCCGACGTGCTGGGTACCTACTCTCTGGTAGCTACCGAGGGAAATTATTTCGACATGTCGTCGTTCTTCCCCATGCCCACCGACAACCCCAAAACGACAGCCCGTTACACCGACTTCGACTTCACCATCGCAGCCGATGCCGCCAACGGTGAAAATGCCCTCACCATCACCGGCATGTGGGGTATCGATGCCGCTTTCAAGGCCACCTACAACCAGGCCGACCGCCGCATCGTTATCTCCGCTCAGACGGTAGGAAACTGGGACATCACCAGCGAGGTTTACATGTCGGTAAAATCGGCCACCGAGATTCTCTTCGACGATGCCAGTTTCACCGTTAAAGACAATACCACCAACGAAGCTATCAACATCGCGGCTGCCACGGCAACCAAGGAAGTGGCGTCTTCGGCTATTGACCAGTTGGCAGGAACCTATACGTTTGTAGCCGCCGGTGTAAGTGAAAATCCCAATAGCTTGCCTACGGAGTTCGATGTCGTTGTCAGTCTTACCGATAATGAGAACGAGGTGAAATTCAGTAACTTTGTCGCATCGGCCAACTCTTTCGTGGGAACATACGATGCCGCTTCGCAGAAAATAACCGTAGCATTCGGTCAATATCTGAACGACAACTTCGACATGCTGGGCGGTGAAGGTTACACCGAACAAGGCTCTTTCGCCTTCACGGTGAACGCCGACGGAAGCCTCTCGACCGATGCCGTATTCGGCATTGCTTCGTTCTTCGGCGATGCAATACTTTTTAGTGGAGCCACTCTTACCAAGACCGTACAGGTAGATGTACCCCTGTCCGACGTGCTGGGTACCTACTCTCTGGTAGCCACCGAAGGTTACTATTACTCTTGGTCTATGGGTTGGCCTCTGCCTACCGAAGATCCCAAGACGACAGCCCGTTACACCGACTTCGACTTCACCATTGCAGCCGATGCCGCCAACGGTGAAAATGCCCTCACCATCACCGGCATGTGGGGTATAGCCGATGCCGCTTTCAAGGCCACCTACAACCAGGCCGACCGCCGCATCGTTATCTCCGCTCAGACGGTAGGAACCTGGGAACTCACCAGCGAGGTTTACATGTCGGTAAAATCGGCCACCGAGATTCTCTTCGACGATGCCAGCTTTACCGTTAAGGACAACGTTGCCAACGAGTCGATCAACATCACGGCTGCCACCGCAACCAAGAAAGATGCCGGTAGCGCAGTAATCAACGAAAGTGCCGACAACACCTCGGCTCTCATCTACGCTCAGAACGGCGTACTCTATGTAAAGGCTGCTCAAACGGTAAAAGTAGAAGTTTACAGCCTCAGTGGCGCACTCATGAGCCAAGGAACCTCCGACACCGCCATCACGCTGCCCCGCGGCATGTATCTTGTAAAAGCCGGTAACCAGGTACAACGTGTTATCCTCTAATCGGGACGTTCACACGATTCCTTTATAGGAACGAAATATCTCCGCCGCCGCAGGATTCTGCGGCGGCGGTTTTTATAACCGGCCTGTCCGATAATGCCATCACGAAAAACGATAGCGCACAAAACATGACACCATAAATCGAAGGAGCAGAATATTGCAAAGAGTGATATAATGAAAAGAATCTTGCCGCAAAGGTTTGGAGCAGTAAAAACAAGAGAGCCACGCAGAATATTCTGCGTGGCTCTCTGTACTCGAAGCGGGACTCGAACCCGCACAGCCGCAATGGCCAAAGGATTTTAAGTCCTTCGTGTCTACCATTCCACCATTCGAGCTTCCTTGCGGAAATCGGTTTGTGTTCCGGCCCGGAAATCCTGGGGTCGCAGCAGCCGGCTTTTGTCGTGCCCATTGCGGCCTTGGGGGCTTTCCGTCGGCAAAGATAGTGCTTATTCGTGAAAAAACAATATGGCTCTTTTGAGATTTTTTGCGTTGCGCGGCTTTGAATACGATGGTGCCCTCCGGCTTTGCCGGTGAGGAGGTGTGTTTGTGTGGCCCGACCGCCCCTTTGTCTTGGGTGTAGGACTCAAACACGGAATGTCTTTTGACGTTTTTTGATATTGGTTTGAGGGACCGTTTCTATCCCGAAAGTTGGCGTTTGCCGGTCGTCTTTATTGATATTCAGCTCTCTGGCGGAGGCGTCCAAGGCTGATGGAGAACGGCTCTTCTTGTTTGTTGAGGCTCATTCCCCGTTTGTTTGGTCGGGCTGATAATTTTTTCGTGCTAAAAATTTGAAACTATTAAGTGTGCGATTTAATTTTGTAATTAAATCGATTGATTAATTTATTGTCAGATAATGAAAAACGAAGAAACAAATACCGGGCAGGCCATACTCAAAGCCGCTGAGGAGCTTTTTCTCGAACAAGGATTTGAGCAGACTACGACCAAGCAGATTGCGCAACGTGCCGGGTGCAACCAGGCTCTGCTGCATTATTATTACCGCACCAAGGACAAC
The sequence above is drawn from the Candidatus Caccoplasma merdavium genome and encodes:
- a CDS encoding T9SS type A sorting domain-containing protein, with protein sequence MKKQNSFKTLFTLVAVALLAFSARPAQAAVTLDDLAGTYTFVAAGVSENPGSLPTEFDVVVSLTDNENEVKFSNFVASANSFVGTFDAASQKITVAFGQLLNDDFDVFCGEAYAETGSLEFTVNADGSLSTDATFGISSFWGSPVLYTGATLTKTVQVDVPLSDVLGTYSLVATEGNYFDMSSFFPMPTDNPKTTARYTDFDFTIAADAANGENALTITGMWGIDAAFKATYNQADRRIVISAQTVGNWDITSEVYMSVKSATEILFDDASFTVKDNTTNEAINIAAATATKEVASSAIDQLAGTYTFVAAGVSENPNSLPTEFDVVVSLTDNENEVKFSNFVASANSFVGTYDAASQKITVAFGQYLNDNFDMLGGEGYTEQGSFAFTVNADGSLSTDAVFGIASFFGDAILFSGATLTKTVQVDVPLSDVLGTYSLVATEGYYYSWSMGWPLPTEDPKTTARYTDFDFTIAADAANGENALTITGMWGIADAAFKATYNQADRRIVISAQTVGTWELTSEVYMSVKSATEILFDDASFTVKDNVANESINITAATATKKDAGSAVINESADNTSALIYAQNGVLYVKAAQTVKVEVYSLSGALMSQGTSDTAITLPRGMYLVKAGNQVQRVIL